One part of the Pyramidobacter piscolens W5455 genome encodes these proteins:
- a CDS encoding arsenate reductase family protein — translation MNLFLCYERCSTCKKAEQWLKDNGVPYEKRAIADDRPTAAELRAWHEKSGLPVRRFFNTSGMLYRSLNVKDRLSDMSDEEAYELLATDGMLVKRPLLITPEAALPGFKEADWGKALKKQRL, via the coding sequence ATGAATCTTTTTCTGTGTTACGAGAGATGCAGCACGTGCAAAAAGGCCGAACAGTGGCTGAAAGACAACGGCGTTCCCTACGAAAAGCGCGCCATCGCGGACGATCGCCCCACGGCCGCCGAACTGCGCGCGTGGCACGAAAAAAGCGGTCTGCCTGTGCGGCGCTTTTTCAACACAAGCGGAATGCTCTATCGTTCGCTGAACGTCAAAGACCGCCTGTCCGACATGTCCGACGAGGAAGCGTATGAGCTTCTGGCCACAGACGGAATGCTCGTCAAGCGTCCCCTGCTGATTACGCCTGAAGCGGCGCTGCCCGGTTTCAAAGAAGCGGACTGGGGCAAGGCTCTGAAAAAACAACGCCTGTGA
- a CDS encoding ATP-binding protein codes for MTRISRAASRTTLLIFCLMQILWSGKPAAGVEAAPDMVIGAGEGRTIRVLCMETQPPYLQIDSRGRMRGVYVDLLELIAQKEKMRFLLSPRGAGDVRNSMYQIQPEIVLGALYPVDPEQERFGYLPVRNLDPIDPGMAENVARIREDFPENERDSLCFALPFLWESSTVFLPSGRTDGLSELRGKRICVVAGAPEEKFLTNLGFKKEIMHCPSAADGLRILASGMCDAFVCETFQGRYQLAQTRRYRYAVDARKLPLQSYERGLVVLHGDAAMALKIGHALAEMKLDGRYNAVMNKWLGQYDEFVLSPQILMQAGCVVLLFIAAILFWNHELKRKIRIAASERDRILDFVCDGILAVDPSGRITMLNRIAKLLLDLKDSDVGKLADELIPGLDIQKVIGDCQPVYNLEQNLREALVSCNKVPVFINGNCYGAIVTLRDLSELQAMAEEMTGVKMYVESLRIHNHEFMNTLQAISGLIQLRQYDRAVAYIAAETDSSQSAHSFMTERIKNAAVCGVLMGKAGLCREQGINFVLEADSSCADHSAEISERSLVIVVGNLMQNAVEALQEKGVDERAEIRFSMYDESGYIFLSVRDNAGLMNAGIAERLFDKGFSTKKKGRPSGFGLYTISNIVTSLGGDISVDFAEGEYTDFTVTIPLPKKQEELVYAGSY; via the coding sequence ATGACGAGAATTTCCCGTGCGGCGTCGCGAACGACGCTGTTGATTTTTTGCCTGATGCAGATTCTGTGGAGCGGAAAACCCGCCGCTGGGGTTGAAGCGGCGCCCGACATGGTGATCGGTGCGGGCGAAGGGCGGACAATACGCGTGCTCTGCATGGAGACGCAGCCTCCGTATCTTCAGATCGACTCTCGCGGCAGGATGCGGGGCGTGTACGTCGATCTGCTCGAACTGATCGCCCAGAAGGAGAAGATGCGCTTTCTCCTTTCGCCGCGCGGCGCGGGCGACGTGAGGAACTCCATGTACCAGATCCAGCCGGAGATCGTGCTCGGCGCGCTGTACCCCGTGGATCCCGAGCAGGAACGATTCGGTTATCTCCCCGTGCGCAATCTCGACCCGATCGATCCCGGCATGGCCGAGAACGTGGCGCGGATCCGCGAGGACTTCCCCGAAAACGAGCGGGATTCGCTGTGTTTCGCCCTGCCGTTCCTGTGGGAGTCGTCGACCGTGTTTCTGCCGAGCGGGCGGACCGACGGGCTGAGCGAGCTGCGCGGAAAAAGGATCTGCGTCGTCGCCGGCGCGCCGGAAGAGAAATTTTTGACGAATCTGGGATTCAAAAAGGAGATCATGCACTGTCCGTCCGCGGCCGACGGGCTGCGCATCCTGGCGTCGGGCATGTGCGACGCCTTCGTCTGCGAGACGTTCCAGGGGCGCTATCAGCTGGCGCAGACGCGGCGGTACCGCTATGCCGTCGACGCGCGCAAGCTGCCGCTGCAGTCTTACGAGCGCGGGCTGGTGGTGCTGCACGGCGACGCGGCGATGGCGCTCAAGATCGGCCACGCGCTGGCGGAGATGAAGCTCGACGGGCGCTACAACGCCGTGATGAACAAATGGCTGGGGCAATACGACGAATTCGTGCTCAGTCCGCAGATCCTCATGCAGGCGGGCTGCGTCGTCCTGCTGTTCATCGCCGCGATCCTCTTCTGGAACCACGAACTGAAGCGGAAGATCCGCATCGCCGCCAGCGAGCGCGACCGGATCCTCGATTTTGTCTGCGACGGGATCCTCGCCGTCGATCCTTCGGGGCGGATCACCATGCTGAACCGCATCGCCAAACTGCTGCTGGACCTGAAGGACAGCGACGTCGGCAAGCTCGCCGACGAACTGATCCCCGGGCTCGACATCCAGAAAGTGATCGGCGACTGTCAGCCCGTGTACAATCTCGAGCAGAACCTGCGCGAGGCGCTGGTGTCGTGCAACAAGGTGCCGGTGTTCATCAACGGGAACTGTTACGGCGCCATCGTCACGCTGCGCGATCTTTCGGAACTGCAGGCGATGGCGGAGGAGATGACGGGCGTGAAGATGTACGTGGAATCGCTGCGCATCCACAATCACGAGTTCATGAACACGCTCCAGGCCATTTCCGGCCTGATCCAGCTGAGGCAGTACGACAGGGCGGTGGCCTACATCGCCGCGGAAACGGATTCGAGCCAGTCGGCGCATTCGTTCATGACGGAACGGATCAAGAACGCCGCCGTCTGCGGCGTGCTGATGGGCAAGGCCGGGCTGTGCCGCGAGCAGGGCATCAATTTTGTTCTCGAAGCCGACAGCTCCTGCGCCGATCACAGCGCCGAGATCAGCGAGCGGTCGCTGGTGATCGTCGTCGGCAATCTGATGCAGAACGCGGTGGAGGCGCTTCAGGAAAAGGGCGTCGACGAACGCGCCGAGATCCGTTTTTCCATGTACGACGAATCGGGCTACATCTTCCTGAGCGTGCGCGACAACGCCGGTCTGATGAACGCCGGCATCGCGGAGCGTCTTTTCGACAAGGGCTTCAGCACGAAGAAAAAAGGACGGCCTTCGGGCTTTGGACTTTATACGATCAGCAATATCGTAACGTCGCTTGGCGGCGACATTTCAGTGGATTTTGCGGAGGGGGAGTACACGGATTTCACCGTGACGATCCCTCTTCCGAAGAAACAGGAGGAGCTCGTTTATGCCGGAAGCTATTGA
- a CDS encoding response regulator → MPEAIDVLIVEDDPMVAAIHRQFIGAVSGFIVAGVVSSGKDALEFLQRHPVRLVILDVFLPGMDGVATLQKIREMNRTVGVIVVSASRDTNTINAVLKAGAFDYVIKPFVFERIQTSLRSFQQLENRLNRGADQIDQKELDRLLQVQQKETSTNDLPKGLNPQTLQQVKNLLGHAASPLSSVETAQALKISRITARRYLEYLVAAGEATLELEYQKVGRPTNRYALRK, encoded by the coding sequence ATGCCGGAAGCTATTGATGTGCTCATTGTCGAAGACGATCCGATGGTGGCGGCGATCCACCGCCAGTTTATCGGCGCCGTCTCGGGATTTATCGTCGCGGGAGTGGTTTCCAGCGGCAAAGACGCGCTGGAATTCTTGCAGCGGCATCCCGTTCGCCTCGTGATCCTGGACGTTTTCCTGCCGGGCATGGACGGCGTGGCCACGCTGCAGAAGATCCGCGAGATGAACCGCACCGTCGGCGTCATCGTCGTGTCGGCGTCGCGCGATACCAACACGATCAACGCCGTGCTCAAGGCGGGGGCTTTCGATTACGTGATCAAGCCCTTCGTCTTCGAGCGCATCCAGACGTCGCTGCGTTCGTTCCAGCAGCTGGAAAACCGCCTCAACCGCGGCGCCGACCAGATCGACCAGAAGGAACTGGATCGACTGCTGCAGGTCCAACAGAAAGAGACATCTACCAACGATCTGCCCAAGGGGCTGAACCCGCAGACGCTGCAGCAGGTGAAGAACCTCCTCGGGCACGCCGCCTCGCCGCTGTCTTCGGTCGAAACGGCGCAGGCCCTGAAGATCTCGCGCATCACGGCGCGCCGCTATCTGGAGTATCTTGTCGCCGCCGGCGAGGCGACGCTGGAACTGGAATATCAGAAAGTCGGCCGCCCCACGAACCGCTACGCGCTGAGGAAATAA
- a CDS encoding dipeptidase yields the protein MSFFVLFILLTAAALAAHASAARACTTMGAGRNATADGSVLVTHSCDGWYDQRIRVIRGGEHAPGETVDIYNVMCHANHPAEPLRKVGSVPQAARTYTYFQIAYPFMNEKQVIIGEFTWTGRPELASPQGVFYIENLEALALARCATARDAVRLMGQFAEEHGYADGGETLVVGDPNEAWVFEIVGAGTDWEPGCGRPGAHWAARRIPDDGFFVGANRSRLGVIELAESDTLMLGSELTGYAEKQDWWKPGEPFDFSKIFNPEPYGYAFYASRREWRALNLVAPSRGFPVIDCHEAYPFSVVPDKKLTVQDLMDVYSDHLEGTDYDLTKGLAAGPFGCPVRWFTPAASRPEGRKTDDWERSIAIYRCAYSFVAQCRGWLPDPVGGVLWFGLGAPDTTVYVPVYSGVLEVPAPWREGKSHVFDRSCAWWAFTLVNNWACLRWDAMYQDIRARRARYEERFLAAQTGFENEIADLCARGRGEEAVQRVTEHTCAQMDELCDGWWSFAFELIGKYHDGGVMTPQGAMTTPGYPAEWLERVDFGATSERDLKKLGGPKLSGSFSGISL from the coding sequence ATGTCCTTCTTCGTTCTTTTCATCCTTTTAACGGCGGCCGCACTGGCGGCGCACGCCTCTGCGGCGCGGGCCTGCACGACCATGGGCGCGGGACGCAACGCCACCGCCGACGGTTCGGTGCTGGTCACGCACAGCTGCGACGGCTGGTACGACCAGCGCATCCGCGTGATCCGCGGCGGCGAGCACGCGCCCGGTGAGACGGTCGACATTTACAATGTCATGTGTCACGCCAACCACCCCGCCGAGCCGCTGCGCAAGGTCGGCTCCGTGCCTCAGGCGGCGCGCACCTACACCTATTTCCAGATCGCCTACCCGTTCATGAACGAGAAGCAGGTCATCATCGGCGAGTTCACCTGGACGGGGCGTCCCGAGCTGGCCTCGCCGCAGGGCGTCTTTTACATCGAGAATCTCGAAGCGCTGGCGCTGGCCCGCTGCGCGACCGCGCGCGACGCCGTGCGCCTGATGGGGCAGTTCGCCGAGGAACACGGCTACGCCGATGGCGGCGAGACTCTGGTCGTCGGCGACCCCAACGAAGCCTGGGTCTTCGAAATCGTCGGCGCCGGAACGGACTGGGAGCCCGGCTGCGGACGCCCCGGCGCGCACTGGGCGGCGCGGCGCATCCCCGACGACGGCTTCTTCGTGGGGGCCAACCGATCGCGCCTCGGCGTGATCGAACTGGCCGAAAGCGATACGCTCATGCTCGGCTCGGAGCTGACCGGCTACGCCGAAAAACAGGATTGGTGGAAGCCGGGCGAACCGTTCGACTTTTCCAAGATCTTCAACCCCGAACCGTATGGTTACGCATTCTACGCCTCGCGGCGCGAATGGCGCGCGCTGAATCTCGTCGCGCCGTCGCGGGGATTCCCCGTCATCGACTGCCACGAAGCCTATCCGTTCAGCGTCGTTCCCGACAAAAAACTGACCGTGCAGGATCTGATGGACGTGTACAGCGACCATCTGGAAGGCACCGACTACGACCTCACCAAGGGGCTGGCGGCCGGTCCCTTCGGCTGCCCCGTGCGCTGGTTCACGCCCGCCGCGAGCCGCCCCGAGGGGCGCAAAACCGACGACTGGGAGCGATCCATCGCCATCTACCGCTGCGCGTACAGTTTCGTGGCCCAGTGCCGCGGCTGGCTGCCCGATCCCGTGGGCGGCGTGCTGTGGTTCGGTCTCGGCGCCCCGGACACGACCGTCTACGTCCCCGTTTACAGCGGCGTGCTGGAGGTGCCCGCGCCGTGGCGCGAGGGCAAGAGCCACGTCTTCGACCGCAGCTGCGCCTGGTGGGCGTTTACGCTGGTGAACAACTGGGCCTGTCTGAGATGGGACGCCATGTATCAGGATATCCGCGCCCGTCGCGCCCGGTACGAAGAGCGTTTCCTCGCCGCGCAGACGGGCTTCGAGAACGAGATCGCCGACCTCTGCGCCCGCGGCCGCGGCGAAGAGGCCGTGCAGCGCGTCACCGAACACACCTGCGCGCAGATGGACGAGCTGTGCGACGGCTGGTGGAGCTTCGCCTTCGAGCTGATCGGGAAATACCACGACGGCGGCGTGATGACGCCGCAGGGGGCGATGACGACGCCCGGCTATCCCGCCGAATGGCTGGAACGGGTCGATTTCGGCGCGACGTCCGAACGCGACCTGAAAAAGCTGGGCGGCCCAAAGCTCAGCGGCTCGTTCTCGGGCATCTCCCTGTAA
- a CDS encoding FprA family A-type flavoprotein: protein MLKAISVSDKIWWVGVNDRKTPLFENLWSLPYGVSYNSYLIDDGKVALIDGVKAEFFGEYLERIQSIIGGRPVDYLIVNHVEPDHSSAIRMLRQVYPDITVVADKQALALIGQFYGPSMSAKEVKDGETLPLGAHSLTFATIPMVHWPETMISFENSSGIAFTCDAFGGYGALNGSIFGDELDMRVYTDEARRYYATIVARFSVNVQAALKKAAALPIRMICPSHGPIHRGDGVEKIVRLYDGMSRQETTQSATIVYGSMYGNTARMAECVADGLCRGGVADVKVHDAGTADLSGIIRDAWCSRGLALLSCCYNMGMFPAMMPVVEKIDNCKISGRVLAVAGCYSWSKGAELKPLQALAAKPGWDLIENVVEVKSCPTEADEAALREVGAEMARRIRAD from the coding sequence ATGTTGAAGGCGATTTCCGTATCGGACAAAATCTGGTGGGTCGGCGTCAACGACCGCAAAACGCCGCTCTTCGAAAATCTGTGGTCGCTGCCCTACGGCGTCTCCTACAATTCCTATCTGATCGACGACGGAAAAGTGGCGCTGATCGACGGCGTCAAGGCGGAATTTTTCGGCGAATATCTCGAGCGCATCCAGAGCATCATCGGCGGCCGCCCCGTGGACTATCTGATCGTTAACCACGTCGAGCCCGACCATTCCAGCGCTATCCGCATGCTGCGCCAGGTGTACCCCGACATCACCGTCGTCGCCGACAAACAGGCGCTGGCTTTGATCGGGCAATTCTATGGCCCGTCCATGAGCGCGAAGGAAGTGAAGGACGGCGAAACGCTGCCGCTGGGCGCGCACAGCCTGACCTTCGCCACGATCCCGATGGTGCACTGGCCCGAGACGATGATCTCCTTCGAGAACTCCAGCGGCATCGCCTTTACCTGCGACGCTTTCGGCGGCTACGGCGCGCTCAACGGCAGCATCTTCGGCGACGAGCTGGACATGCGCGTTTACACCGACGAAGCGCGCCGCTATTACGCCACTATCGTGGCCCGCTTCAGCGTCAACGTGCAGGCTGCCCTCAAAAAGGCCGCTGCGCTGCCGATCAGGATGATCTGCCCTTCGCACGGCCCCATCCACCGTGGCGACGGCGTGGAAAAAATCGTCCGGCTTTACGACGGCATGAGCCGCCAGGAGACGACGCAGAGCGCCACGATCGTCTATGGCTCCATGTACGGCAACACCGCCCGCATGGCCGAGTGCGTCGCCGACGGCCTGTGCCGCGGCGGCGTGGCGGACGTCAAAGTCCACGACGCCGGCACGGCCGACTTGAGCGGGATCATCCGCGACGCGTGGTGCAGCCGCGGCCTGGCGCTGCTGAGCTGCTGCTACAACATGGGCATGTTCCCCGCCATGATGCCCGTGGTGGAAAAGATCGACAACTGCAAGATCAGCGGCCGCGTGCTCGCCGTCGCCGGATGCTACAGCTGGAGCAAGGGGGCCGAGCTCAAACCGCTGCAGGCGCTGGCCGCCAAGCCCGGCTGGGACCTGATCGAGAACGTCGTGGAAGTGAAAAGCTGTCCCACCGAAGCCGACGAAGCTGCCCTGCGCGAAGTGGGCGCGGAAATGGCGCGTCGGATTCGGGCGGACTGA